The Pedobacter roseus genome contains a region encoding:
- a CDS encoding DUF6298 domain-containing protein, which produces MPKTNHISKAIQLKTFAMMGIMLLVANLSFAQKTKPVEPPKPIYKGKDGKMAYTPDEQGNRISDFSYAGYMAGEKAIPAATIKVVVPAAKGDATLRIQSAINYVSKLPVGKDGLRGAVLLEKGTYEVAGTLKLTASGVVLRGSGFGENGTKIFATGLDRIGVIRILGKKNRIEEKPVAITDAYVPVNANKITLANTNGLKVGDKIVINRPSTKEWIETLKTVEFGGGESALGWKPGTRDIHWDRKITAINGSIITFDAPVTTALDAKYGGGTVSKYQWEGRIAQSGVENLKIESDYHKENIKDEYHRWTAICLENVEDAWVRQVVFEHFAGSAVNVLETAKKITVEDCKSLAPVSEIGGERRFTFLTTGQQTLFQRLYSEYGYHDFAVGFCAPGPNVFVQCQSYLPFSFSGAIDSWASGVLFDIVNIDGQALSYLNRGQDGQGAGWSAANSVFWQCSAARVDNFQPPTAQNWAFGTWSQFAGNGYWDMSNEQIQPRSLYYAQLKDRIGNDAETRNFVLPVETEASSSPPVDVAQKLTKLAYKAALTVSEYIDAASDRNKIPTDAGQAKNIDKIGLDKVLQPTLASAMSIKNGWLVRGNEIVVGDRQDVPWWNGSARPYGLKNTKFHVTRFVPGRSGNGLTDDLEEITDSMKNGSVKVLDHNYGLWYDRRRDDHERIRRMDGEVWAPFYELPFARSGQDKAWDGLSKYDITKYNLWYWDRLKQFANLADQKGLVLIHENYFQHNIIEAGAHYADFPWRTANNINNTGFPEPVPYAGDKRIFMAEQFYDITNEHRRAIHKAYIRKCLENFNGNTGVIQLIGAEFTGPLHFVQFWIDTINEWEKETGKHPIIGLSVTKDVQDAILADPKRAGVVDLIDIRYWHYQADGSAYAPQGGLSLAPRQHARLLKPKKTSFEEVYHAVSEYKNKFPEKAVIYLGDSFDSFGWAILMAGGSLSNVNGIDASILNLASTTKPFLPAGKSAKQYGLENAGKAYILYNASTEAINLDLSQFSGKFNVKILNTKTGKALKEEKINGGSVVKLNKAAAGDEVIIINKI; this is translated from the coding sequence ATGCCAAAAACTAACCATATATCAAAAGCAATACAACTAAAAACCTTCGCCATGATGGGCATCATGCTTTTAGTTGCAAATTTGTCTTTTGCGCAAAAAACAAAGCCTGTTGAGCCACCAAAACCCATCTACAAAGGCAAAGATGGTAAAATGGCTTATACCCCGGATGAACAAGGGAACCGCATTTCCGATTTTTCTTATGCAGGTTACATGGCAGGCGAAAAAGCCATTCCAGCTGCTACAATAAAAGTTGTTGTTCCTGCTGCGAAAGGTGATGCCACTTTGAGGATTCAATCGGCCATTAATTATGTTTCAAAATTGCCTGTCGGGAAAGATGGTTTACGTGGCGCGGTTTTATTGGAAAAAGGGACTTACGAGGTTGCCGGAACATTAAAATTAACCGCTTCTGGTGTGGTGCTACGTGGCAGCGGATTTGGCGAAAACGGCACCAAAATTTTTGCCACGGGTTTAGATCGCATTGGCGTCATCAGGATTTTAGGCAAAAAGAACCGCATTGAAGAAAAACCAGTTGCCATTACAGATGCTTATGTGCCTGTAAATGCAAATAAAATTACCTTAGCCAATACCAACGGCCTTAAAGTTGGCGATAAAATCGTCATCAACCGTCCTTCAACTAAAGAATGGATTGAAACCCTAAAAACAGTCGAATTTGGTGGTGGCGAAAGTGCCTTAGGCTGGAAACCAGGAACCAGGGATATCCATTGGGACCGTAAAATTACGGCAATAAACGGATCAATCATTACTTTTGATGCGCCGGTTACCACTGCATTGGATGCCAAATATGGTGGTGGCACTGTTTCAAAATACCAGTGGGAGGGCAGAATTGCTCAATCGGGTGTAGAAAACCTAAAAATTGAGTCAGATTACCATAAAGAAAATATTAAAGACGAATACCACCGCTGGACAGCCATCTGTTTAGAAAATGTAGAAGATGCATGGGTGCGTCAGGTGGTTTTTGAGCATTTTGCAGGTTCTGCCGTGAATGTACTCGAAACCGCTAAAAAAATTACCGTTGAAGATTGTAAATCACTTGCACCGGTTTCTGAGATTGGTGGCGAACGCCGTTTTACCTTTTTAACCACCGGACAGCAAACGCTTTTCCAGAGATTATATTCTGAATATGGTTATCACGACTTTGCAGTGGGTTTCTGTGCTCCGGGACCAAATGTTTTCGTTCAATGTCAGTCTTATTTACCTTTCAGTTTCAGTGGAGCGATTGATAGTTGGGCATCAGGTGTGTTATTCGATATTGTCAATATAGATGGACAAGCTTTAAGTTACTTAAACCGCGGACAAGATGGACAAGGCGCAGGCTGGAGTGCCGCGAACAGTGTTTTTTGGCAATGTAGCGCTGCAAGGGTTGATAATTTTCAGCCACCAACTGCTCAAAACTGGGCTTTTGGTACCTGGTCGCAATTTGCCGGAAACGGTTATTGGGACATGTCGAACGAGCAGATCCAGCCCCGCAGTTTATATTATGCTCAATTAAAAGACCGGATCGGTAACGATGCAGAAACCAGAAATTTTGTTCTTCCGGTAGAAACGGAAGCATCAAGCAGTCCGCCTGTTGATGTAGCCCAAAAACTCACAAAACTGGCTTATAAAGCTGCTTTAACGGTTTCAGAATATATTGACGCCGCTTCTGATCGTAATAAAATCCCGACAGATGCTGGTCAGGCAAAAAATATTGATAAAATTGGTTTAGATAAGGTTCTTCAGCCAACGTTGGCAAGCGCAATGAGCATTAAAAATGGCTGGCTGGTACGTGGCAATGAAATTGTGGTGGGCGATCGCCAGGATGTGCCCTGGTGGAACGGAAGTGCGCGTCCGTATGGATTAAAAAACACCAAATTTCATGTCACCCGTTTTGTTCCTGGCCGTTCCGGAAATGGCTTAACCGATGATCTTGAGGAAATTACCGATTCGATGAAAAATGGTTCGGTTAAGGTGCTTGATCATAACTATGGCCTTTGGTACGACAGGAGAAGAGACGATCACGAACGCATCCGTCGCATGGATGGCGAGGTTTGGGCACCTTTTTACGAATTACCTTTCGCCCGTAGCGGACAGGATAAAGCCTGGGATGGTTTGAGTAAATACGACATCACCAAATACAACCTTTGGTATTGGGACAGGTTAAAGCAATTTGCCAATCTTGCCGATCAGAAAGGCTTGGTATTGATCCACGAAAATTATTTTCAGCACAATATTATTGAAGCTGGCGCACATTATGCCGATTTCCCCTGGCGCACCGCAAACAATATCAATAATACGGGTTTTCCTGAACCTGTGCCTTATGCCGGCGATAAGCGCATTTTTATGGCCGAGCAGTTTTACGACATCACCAATGAGCACCGCAGGGCGATTCATAAAGCTTACATCCGAAAATGTTTAGAAAATTTTAACGGTAATACTGGCGTAATCCAGTTAATTGGTGCCGAATTTACGGGTCCATTACATTTTGTTCAGTTCTGGATCGATACCATTAACGAATGGGAGAAAGAAACAGGCAAACACCCGATTATCGGTTTAAGTGTGACCAAAGATGTTCAGGATGCGATTTTGGCAGATCCAAAACGCGCCGGAGTAGTAGACCTGATCGACATCCGTTATTGGCATTACCAGGCCGATGGAAGTGCTTATGCACCACAGGGTGGCTTGAGTTTAGCTCCACGTCAGCATGCCCGTTTGCTAAAACCGAAGAAAACATCCTTTGAAGAAGTTTACCATGCGGTATCCGAATACAAAAACAAATTCCCTGAAAAGGCAGTGATTTATTTAGGAGATAGTTTTGACAGTTTCGGATGGGCTATTTTAATGGCCGGAGGTTCGCTATCTAACGTAAACGGCATAGATGCTTCTATTTTAAATCTGGCCTCAACAACTAAACCATTTCTTCCGGCGGGGAAATCAGCAAAGCAGTACGGATTGGAAAATGCAGGCAAAGCCTATATTTTATACAACGCCTCTACCGAAGCCATCAATCTCGATTTAAGTCAATTTTCTGGAAAATTTAATGTAAAAATATTGAATACCAAAACGGGAAAAGCCCTTAAAGAAGAGAAAATAAACGGTGGATCCGTAGTGAAATTAAATAAAGCAGCAGCAGGCGACGAAGTGATCATCATCAATAAAATTTAA
- a CDS encoding polysaccharide lyase produces MRTWNSIFSIIALCGIGNIAFAQYPVIPEAMEKKADSLLKSIEDKSEKQFLKVKSIVDEDAKHGKPYIPWAAKPGDLPQSKMVAFPGAEGGGAYSFGGRGGKVYVVSSLEDEGKGTLREACEQGGARIIVFNVSGIIRLKTPLIIRAPYVTIAGQSAPGDGVCIAGESVWVNTHDVVIRYMRFRRGATDVTRRDDAIGGNPVGNIIIDHVSASWGLDENMSIYRHVYDPQDGSKPVKLPTVNVTIQNSIFSEALDTYNHAFGSTIGGLNSTFMRNLWASNISRNPSVGMYGDFGFANNVIFNWWNRSADGGDNVSFYSFINNYYKPGPITPAGEPISYRILKPESGRDKKFTNEFGKAYVTGNIIEGNEKVTKNNWDGGVQPESKRDKQKLLDSIRTDQPLPMAKISIIDTKKAYDYVLANAGASLPVRDAVDQRIIKQVTPGKIEHVEDGKLPAKQSYVKRRLPADSYKKGIISDIAQVGGYPEYKGKPFVDTDNDGIPDAWETKNGLNPKDAKDAAKISKSGYSNIEVYLNSLVDVNKVRP; encoded by the coding sequence ATGCGCACCTGGAATTCAATTTTTAGCATCATCGCACTTTGTGGAATAGGAAATATTGCTTTTGCCCAATATCCGGTTATTCCGGAAGCGATGGAAAAGAAAGCTGATTCACTTTTGAAAAGCATCGAAGATAAATCGGAAAAGCAGTTTTTAAAGGTAAAATCCATTGTGGATGAAGATGCCAAACATGGTAAACCCTATATTCCTTGGGCAGCTAAACCAGGCGATTTGCCTCAATCTAAAATGGTGGCCTTTCCGGGAGCCGAAGGTGGAGGTGCTTATTCTTTTGGTGGCCGTGGCGGCAAAGTATATGTGGTAAGCAGTTTAGAAGATGAAGGCAAAGGTACTTTACGTGAAGCCTGCGAACAGGGTGGAGCAAGAATTATTGTGTTCAACGTTTCCGGGATCATCAGGTTAAAAACACCATTGATCATTCGCGCACCTTATGTTACCATTGCTGGTCAGAGTGCACCTGGTGATGGCGTATGTATCGCCGGCGAATCGGTATGGGTCAATACCCACGATGTGGTAATCCGTTATATGCGTTTCCGCCGTGGGGCAACCGATGTTACCAGAAGAGATGATGCTATAGGCGGTAATCCTGTTGGAAATATTATTATCGATCACGTTTCGGCAAGCTGGGGACTGGATGAAAATATGTCGATTTACCGCCATGTATATGATCCTCAAGACGGTTCTAAACCTGTTAAATTGCCTACTGTAAACGTCACCATCCAAAATTCAATCTTTTCTGAAGCATTGGATACCTATAACCACGCTTTCGGAAGTACAATCGGTGGTTTAAATTCCACTTTTATGCGTAACCTTTGGGCATCAAACATCAGCAGAAATCCATCTGTGGGCATGTATGGCGATTTTGGTTTTGCCAATAATGTGATCTTCAACTGGTGGAACAGAAGTGCCGATGGTGGCGATAATGTCTCATTTTATAGCTTCATCAACAATTATTACAAACCAGGGCCTATTACTCCTGCCGGAGAACCGATTTCTTATCGTATCTTAAAACCTGAATCGGGTAGAGATAAAAAGTTCACCAACGAATTTGGTAAAGCTTATGTAACCGGAAATATCATTGAAGGAAACGAAAAAGTAACCAAAAACAACTGGGATGGTGGTGTACAGCCTGAAAGCAAAAGAGATAAACAGAAACTATTGGATTCCATCCGTACGGATCAACCTTTACCTATGGCCAAGATTTCCATCATCGATACCAAAAAAGCTTACGATTATGTTTTGGCCAATGCCGGAGCTTCATTACCGGTTCGTGACGCGGTAGACCAACGGATTATTAAACAAGTAACACCCGGTAAAATTGAACATGTTGAAGATGGTAAATTGCCTGCCAAACAAAGTTATGTAAAACGCCGTTTGCCAGCCGATTCTTACAAAAAAGGCATTATTTCTGATATCGCCCAGGTTGGCGGTTACCCTGAATATAAAGGTAAACCTTTTGTGGATACTGATAATGATGGTATTCCCGATGCCTGGGAAACTAAAAATGGTTTAAACCCAAAAGATGCAAAAGACGCTGCTAAAATTTCGAAATCAGGTTATTCGAATATTGAAGTATATTTAAATAGCCTGGTGGATGTTAATAAGGTGAGGCCGTAG
- a CDS encoding glycoside hydrolase family 140 protein yields the protein MNFKTNIFLLAIISCVAFGCKKKPHFGDKSLLVSENGRYLTTGDGKPFFWLGDTAWLLFSRLTREESITYLEDRKQKDFNVIQVMLLHDVPSRNVYLDSSVVHADVSKPMLTPGNDPKDSVAYDYWDHVDYIVDQAAERGLYMALVPVWGTNVKNKKVNKTQAKAYSEFLAKRYKDKWNIIWLNGGDIKGSDGADVWNTIGETLRANDPNHLITFHPRGRTASSQWFQKAKWCDFDMVQSGHRRYDQDTSKNEKLHYGEDNWKYIEVDYKLKPTKPTIDGEPSYEDIPQGLHDTTQPRWTDADVRRYGYWSVFAGAFGYTYGHNSVMQMYKKTDLKPAYGPKDQWITAINAPGAKQMQYLKDLMLAHPYFDRIPDQTLIAGKNGEKYDRILATRGEEFALLYTYTGRNFSVQMGKIDDDEIKASWFDPKTGKITKIGEFENKGIKEFNPPGEPANGNDWVLVLEGI from the coding sequence ATGAACTTTAAAACCAACATATTTTTACTTGCTATTATTTCCTGCGTCGCTTTTGGCTGTAAGAAAAAGCCTCATTTTGGAGATAAGAGCCTCCTGGTTTCTGAAAATGGCAGATACCTGACCACTGGCGACGGTAAACCTTTTTTCTGGTTGGGCGATACAGCCTGGTTATTGTTCAGCCGGTTAACCCGCGAAGAATCGATCACTTACCTCGAAGATCGTAAACAGAAAGATTTTAATGTAATTCAGGTAATGTTACTGCACGATGTGCCCTCAAGGAATGTATATTTAGATTCATCAGTTGTTCATGCCGATGTTTCAAAGCCGATGCTTACGCCGGGCAATGACCCAAAAGATTCAGTGGCTTACGATTATTGGGACCATGTGGATTATATTGTTGACCAGGCAGCAGAAAGAGGCCTTTATATGGCCTTGGTTCCGGTTTGGGGTACCAATGTAAAAAATAAAAAAGTAAATAAAACGCAGGCAAAGGCTTATTCTGAGTTTTTAGCTAAACGTTATAAAGATAAATGGAACATCATTTGGTTAAATGGTGGCGATATTAAAGGAAGTGACGGTGCAGATGTTTGGAATACCATCGGCGAAACGTTAAGGGCCAATGATCCAAATCACCTCATTACTTTCCACCCAAGGGGAAGAACAGCTTCATCGCAATGGTTTCAAAAGGCTAAATGGTGCGATTTTGATATGGTTCAATCTGGTCACCGCCGGTATGATCAGGATACTTCTAAAAACGAAAAACTGCATTATGGCGAAGATAACTGGAAATATATCGAAGTTGATTATAAATTGAAACCCACCAAACCAACCATTGATGGGGAACCATCTTATGAGGATATTCCTCAAGGTTTGCACGATACCACACAACCCCGCTGGACAGATGCCGATGTAAGAAGATATGGTTATTGGTCTGTTTTTGCAGGTGCTTTTGGTTACACTTACGGCCATAATTCGGTGATGCAGATGTATAAAAAAACCGATTTAAAACCTGCTTATGGTCCAAAAGACCAGTGGATCACTGCCATTAACGCTCCGGGTGCAAAACAGATGCAATATTTAAAAGATTTAATGCTGGCACATCCATATTTCGACCGAATACCCGACCAAACTTTAATTGCCGGTAAAAACGGCGAAAAGTACGACAGGATTCTTGCTACAAGAGGGGAAGAGTTTGCATTGCTTTACACTTATACAGGACGCAATTTCAGTGTACAAATGGGTAAAATTGATGATGATGAAATAAAAGCATCCTGGTTTGACCCCAAAACAGGCAAAATCACAAAAATTGGTGAATTTGAAAATAAAGGTATTAAAGAATTTAACCCACCCGGAGAACCAGCAAATGGTAATGATTGGGTGTTGGTGTTGGAGGGGATATAA
- a CDS encoding glycoside hydrolase family 43 protein, whose product MFKSNSIASFRLAIIGLLLCGLSSCTKQAYLFTSFHEPANEGLRLLYGYDAYHWIDLNKTFLKPEVGTQKVLRDPSIVQGPDGTFHLVWTCSWKGDKGFGYASSKDLIHWTEQKFLPVMEKEPKTVNVWAPEIFYDDEKKEYVIIWASTIPFRFAKGMEEEENNHRMYSITTKDFVTFSEPKLFLDPGFSVIDAVIVKRAVKDYVLVLKDNTRPNRNLKVAFAKEALGPYENVSETFSPKLTEGPTVVKVKNDWLIYFDAYGQKIYSAYKTADFKTFKDVTAEISIPEGHKHGTIIKVKKKVIENLLK is encoded by the coding sequence GTGTTTAAATCCAATTCCATAGCATCATTTCGTTTAGCCATAATTGGCCTGCTTTTGTGCGGATTAAGCTCCTGCACCAAACAAGCCTATTTGTTCACTTCTTTTCACGAACCCGCGAATGAAGGTTTAAGGCTTTTGTACGGCTACGATGCTTACCATTGGATAGATTTAAATAAAACCTTTTTAAAACCCGAAGTGGGCACGCAGAAAGTTTTACGCGATCCGTCCATCGTGCAAGGGCCTGACGGAACATTTCACCTGGTGTGGACCTGTAGCTGGAAGGGCGATAAGGGTTTTGGTTATGCCAGTTCAAAAGATTTGATCCACTGGACGGAGCAGAAATTTCTTCCCGTAATGGAAAAAGAACCTAAAACCGTTAATGTTTGGGCGCCGGAAATCTTTTACGATGACGAGAAAAAGGAATATGTGATTATCTGGGCCTCAACCATCCCATTTCGTTTTGCAAAGGGAATGGAAGAGGAAGAAAACAACCACCGCATGTACAGCATCACCACAAAGGATTTTGTGACATTTTCGGAGCCTAAACTCTTCTTAGATCCTGGTTTCAGTGTAATTGATGCGGTAATTGTGAAACGGGCGGTTAAAGATTATGTACTCGTTTTAAAAGATAATACCCGTCCGAACAGAAATTTGAAGGTTGCTTTTGCAAAAGAGGCTTTAGGTCCGTATGAAAATGTTTCGGAAACTTTTAGTCCTAAATTAACAGAAGGACCAACGGTAGTAAAAGTTAAAAATGATTGGCTGATCTACTTCGACGCTTACGGACAAAAGATTTATTCGGCTTACAAAACAGCAGATTTTAAAACTTTTAAAGATGTAACAGCAGAAATTTCGATCCCAGAAGGGCATAAACACGGAACGATTATAAAAGTGAAAAAGAAAGTGATTGAGAATTTATTGAAATAG
- a CDS encoding sialidase/neuraminidase family protein, with protein sequence MNTFKILCSTLPFALALSSSQAQDTVRYTGKTLVNADYHHGQLSPVMGVHSIQTFRANREHPELAENFGWTYNHAPMLAYWNNKFYIEYLSDQVGESIPPGQTLVQSSTDGYTWTKPEVVFPIYRIPDGTTKEGRTDVAKDLDAVMHQRMGFYVSTKNVFLVLGFYAISFDAKDDPNDGHGIGRAVREIQLDGKYGPIYFIHYNPGYSEKNTKYPLYTKSKSKAFIEACNELLSNKLMTQQWNEEADRKDPLITLQKQYKAFSYYHLPDGRVVGLWKNALTAISTDNGKSWPENASRAPGFVNSNAKIWGQKTSDGNYATVYNPSEYRWPLAISTSKNGLDYTNLLLVNGEITPMRYGGNYKSYGPQYVRGIEEGNGKPADGKLWVTYSMNKEDIWVSSVPVPVSDKATQHVNDDFGKLPADKVLKLWNIYSPLWAPVKVENGALVLRDKDPFDYAKAERLFPASRKIMTSFSVTPKQNDFGLLEIELQDAKGTATVRLTFDSAGTLSAKAGARYKNFMKYEAGKSYDIKLKLDAFTRFYTITVNGKEVLTSLAFQPVADVSRIVFRTGDVRRFPDVDTPADQTYDLKNAGESTKEAVYSIKYLKTEGF encoded by the coding sequence ATGAATACATTTAAGATACTTTGTTCAACCCTGCCATTTGCACTTGCGCTATCATCCTCGCAGGCGCAGGATACCGTGCGATATACAGGGAAAACTTTGGTAAATGCCGATTATCACCACGGGCAGCTTTCGCCAGTGATGGGCGTACACAGCATCCAAACGTTCAGGGCAAACCGCGAACACCCAGAACTTGCCGAAAACTTTGGCTGGACTTACAACCACGCACCAATGTTAGCCTATTGGAACAACAAATTTTACATCGAATATTTAAGTGATCAAGTGGGCGAGAGCATCCCGCCAGGACAAACTTTAGTGCAATCTTCAACAGATGGTTACACCTGGACCAAACCTGAAGTGGTTTTCCCTATTTACCGCATTCCTGATGGCACGACAAAAGAGGGTAGAACCGATGTAGCGAAAGATTTGGATGCCGTAATGCACCAACGAATGGGTTTTTATGTTTCCACTAAAAATGTATTCCTCGTTTTGGGTTTTTATGCCATTAGTTTTGATGCAAAAGACGATCCCAACGACGGGCATGGAATCGGTAGGGCTGTAAGGGAAATTCAGCTTGATGGAAAATATGGACCGATTTATTTTATTCATTACAATCCCGGATATTCTGAGAAAAACACCAAATACCCGCTATACACCAAAAGCAAAAGTAAAGCTTTCATTGAAGCCTGTAATGAATTGTTATCAAACAAGTTAATGACGCAACAATGGAATGAAGAAGCGGATAGAAAAGATCCGCTGATCACTTTACAGAAACAATATAAAGCCTTCAGCTATTACCATTTACCGGATGGCAGAGTGGTGGGTTTATGGAAAAATGCCCTAACCGCAATCAGTACCGATAATGGCAAAAGCTGGCCTGAAAACGCTTCGCGTGCACCCGGTTTTGTAAACAGCAATGCTAAAATCTGGGGACAAAAAACTTCGGATGGCAATTATGCAACCGTGTATAATCCTTCAGAATATAGGTGGCCTTTAGCCATATCCACCAGTAAAAATGGTTTGGATTATACCAATTTATTGTTGGTAAATGGCGAAATCACACCTATGCGTTATGGTGGAAATTACAAGTCTTATGGTCCGCAATATGTTCGTGGCATTGAAGAAGGTAATGGAAAACCAGCAGATGGCAAATTATGGGTAACCTATAGCATGAACAAAGAGGATATCTGGGTTTCTTCGGTTCCTGTACCGGTTAGCGATAAAGCTACGCAGCATGTTAACGATGATTTCGGCAAATTACCTGCTGATAAAGTACTCAAATTGTGGAACATATACAGTCCGCTTTGGGCACCTGTTAAAGTTGAGAATGGCGCTTTGGTATTGAGAGATAAAGATCCATTCGATTATGCTAAGGCAGAAAGATTGTTTCCTGCCTCCCGCAAAATCATGACTTCATTCTCGGTTACACCAAAACAGAACGACTTTGGATTATTGGAAATTGAATTACAGGATGCAAAAGGAACCGCCACCGTTCGTTTAACTTTTGATAGCGCTGGAACGCTAAGTGCAAAAGCCGGAGCGCGTTATAAAAATTTCATGAAGTATGAAGCCGGAAAAAGCTATGATATCAAACTGAAGTTAGATGCTTTTACGCGGTTCTACACGATTACTGTCAACGGAAAAGAGGTGCTGACCAGTTTGGCTTTTCAGCCTGTGGCTGATGTTTCGCGTATTGTTTTCCGCACGGGCGATGTTCGTCGTTTCCCTGATGTAGATACACCAGCCGATCAGACTTATGATCTTAAAAATGCAGGCGAATCGACAAAAGAAGCAGTTTATTCAATTAAATATTTAAAAACGGAGGGATTTTGA
- a CDS encoding sialate O-acetylesterase: MTALIILLSLFSFTANAKILLPQILSSNMVLQRAKPINIWGYASPNEKVEVTFASQKKETVTDKNGNWSVMLAPLKTSAKPQSMTISGTNKIELTNILVGEVWVCSGQSNMEYQMRKLAKIPNPKNEKLGFPNDEVEKAKNSQIRIFLVNRKQLSKPDSTHKSWAVAEDSALRAFSAVGYFFAKEVQEKLGVPIGMISSAVSGSAIEPWIAPEAFAQEAYFTKQKVSNDPGKFYTPMIEPLAKFKIRGFLWYQGETNCFLNENISYSYKLKTLVNLWRKTWGEQLPFYYVQIAPYDYSKQKSDKVILTADTEPNFWEAQQQILRLPNTGMISTSDLNDNGGDLHPTYKWEVGRRLALLALGKTYNQKIDFSGPVYKSVSFVGDKAILDFEYLKTDHLSSITGFTIAGKEGNFINAEAIVKDGKVVVSAKEIESPVAVRYNWSENPTGNFYSNSLPAMPFRTDNPLTKQFKTN; the protein is encoded by the coding sequence ATGACGGCACTAATTATCCTTCTTTCTTTATTTTCCTTCACCGCCAACGCAAAAATCCTATTGCCACAAATTTTATCGAGCAATATGGTTTTGCAACGTGCTAAACCCATTAATATCTGGGGTTACGCTTCTCCAAATGAGAAAGTAGAGGTTACTTTTGCGAGTCAGAAAAAGGAAACAGTTACCGATAAAAATGGAAACTGGTCGGTTATGTTAGCACCTTTAAAAACATCAGCTAAACCACAATCGATGACGATTTCAGGTACAAATAAAATTGAATTAACCAATATTTTGGTTGGCGAAGTTTGGGTATGTTCCGGGCAATCAAATATGGAATATCAAATGCGAAAGCTGGCGAAAATTCCTAATCCTAAGAATGAAAAACTGGGTTTCCCCAATGACGAGGTGGAAAAAGCTAAAAATTCACAAATCAGGATTTTTCTTGTAAATCGCAAGCAATTGAGCAAACCTGATTCCACTCATAAAAGCTGGGCAGTGGCAGAAGATTCAGCATTGCGTGCTTTCTCGGCCGTAGGCTATTTCTTCGCTAAAGAAGTTCAGGAGAAATTGGGTGTACCTATTGGCATGATTTCTTCTGCCGTTTCTGGTAGCGCCATCGAACCGTGGATAGCACCAGAAGCTTTTGCACAGGAAGCCTATTTTACAAAACAAAAAGTTAGCAACGACCCCGGAAAGTTTTATACACCAATGATTGAGCCGCTTGCGAAATTTAAAATCCGTGGTTTTTTATGGTATCAGGGCGAAACAAACTGTTTTTTGAATGAAAACATCAGTTATTCCTACAAATTAAAAACATTAGTAAACCTTTGGCGTAAAACCTGGGGCGAGCAGTTGCCTTTTTATTATGTGCAAATTGCACCTTATGATTACAGTAAGCAAAAAAGCGATAAGGTTATCTTAACAGCTGATACTGAACCCAACTTTTGGGAGGCTCAACAGCAGATTTTGCGCTTGCCAAATACCGGCATGATTTCTACTTCGGATTTGAATGATAACGGTGGAGATTTACATCCAACTTATAAATGGGAAGTAGGCAGAAGATTAGCGCTATTGGCTTTAGGTAAAACCTACAACCAAAAAATAGATTTTTCAGGTCCCGTTTACAAAAGTGTTTCTTTTGTTGGGGACAAGGCAATCCTTGATTTTGAATACTTGAAAACTGATCATTTATCTTCCATCACTGGATTTACAATTGCCGGAAAAGAGGGTAATTTCATTAATGCAGAAGCTATTGTTAAAGACGGAAAAGTTGTTGTTTCGGCAAAAGAGATTGAATCCCCCGTGGCTGTGCGCTACAATTGGAGCGAAAATCCAACCGGAAATTTTTACAGTAATAGTTTACCTGCAATGCCTTTCAGAACCGATAATCCATTAACCAAACAATTTAAAACAAATTAA